TCATAGTGATCGCGCTTGACGCGGTGGTTGCAGCAGCAGATGAAGATACTATGCTCGATAGCATTACCGATACAATTCATTGTTCAATATATAATCTTTACTAGCCAAGTTTGATAATATTAAAAGAGGCGAAGATAGCCAAACGGCAGGAACGAGAACAAGAAGAAGTTCAAGGCACCATGTATGAGCGTGACGTAGGCCAGGCTCTTTGTCCTATAGAATGAAACGCCTAGGAACAGGGCCACCACGAACACATAGATGAGGTAAGGCAACGATTGGTACCCGGAGTGCATGACCGCGAACATGATGGAAGACACAGCGATGGCGCCTAGTACGCCCAGCGTACCCTGGACCCGCGTCTGTAGTAAATAACGGAACACTAGCTCCTCCCCCAAACCGACGAAGAACACCATGACTACGAACAAGAATGCGAGGTTCTCTAAAGACATGTCAGAGATCATCCTCAGGTCAGGTATGGTCATACTTAGAACATTAAACTCGATGTTCGCCAGCAAGAGAGCGAATGCTAGGCCCAATGGAAGATGATAGAGTTTCCACCCTGACCTCTCCTTAGAAAGGGACACGAAGGAACGCATCTTCACCACATAATCCTTAAAGCCGAGGGACTCGTCGCGTATCAGTAGGAACGCCACTACGATGACCGGAGCGTAGATAAGAGGTATCCACTCCAACGTCATCGTCGTGAACTTGGGCATCCCCAGGTTCAGGACTCGAAGCATCGACACCAGAGAGAAGCACTGCCAGATGATGGGGTTCTCCCTCATGAGCAGTGGCACCATGACGCACACGAGGATGTTCAGTAGATGCAGGATGATGCAGGCATCGAAGTTCCCTACGAACAGGAAACCCTCACCCAAGAGAATCATAGCCATGGGCATCACGATGGGCAGGACCATGGGAATGTGAACGTTCAGTCGGGAGAAGTGGAACTCCATCGGACTGGGAACAAAGTGACCATATTAAGACCTTATCCACTGATTTTTAATGAAAAATATCAAGGCCAGTTTTTTCTACAAATTTATCGAGGGTGCTAACACATATATAGTTACGATTGATTTCGAGGCATATTGCAGAGCGGACAGAGATCTGAACTGATACAGGTCTGGGACCTGCTGACCATAATACTAATTTCGGTCCTACTTGCAGTTTTCATATACTTCTTGCCAGACAATATAGGCAGGGTGATCTTCGGCCTGCCGTTTATCCTGTTCTTCCCCGGTTACGTTCTCGTAGCGACGCTGTTCCCTGAGAGGAAGTCTTTGGACCTGATAGAGAGGATCGCACTATCGTTCGGGATCAGCATCGCCGTGGTGCCGCTCATCGGCTTCGGGCTCAATTACACGCCGTTCGGCATACGCCTGACGCCGATACTCATATCCCTAGTCATCTTCAATGTGGTTTTCGCCATCGTGGCCACGTGGAGAAGGCTCCAGGCCAAGGATCCCTTCCTCCCGTTCGAGCCGCAGGACAAGTTCGCCCAGATGAGGAACCGCTTCCGGCAGGAAAGCAATCTGGACAAGGCGCTGAGCGTCATCTTGGTCCTTGCCATCCTCTCTTCCGTCTTCGCCCTCGGATACGTCGTGGCCGTGCCCAAGGAGGGAGAGCATTTCACCGAGTTCTATCTACTCGGTCCTGGCGGCAAAGCGGACGACTATCCAAACAATCTGACCGTTAACGAGATTGCCAGCGTCATCGTCGGCATAGCGAACCACGAGGGCCGCACCGTCGACTATTCCGTCGAGGTATGGTTGTCCAACATGACCTACGCGGATAATACCACGACGATAAACAGGCTGTACTACTTCGGTTCTTTCAATCAAACGCTGTCGCACACCGACGCCAACATCGAAGGCAACTGGGAGGTGCAGTGGCAGAGGGTGTACAACTTCTCCGTCCCGTTCTCCGGGCAGTTCAAGCTGTGGTTCGTCCTGCTCCTGGACGAGGAGGCCTACAGCGGAGCACAGTACACCAATGTCGTCGGTACTCAAACCGCGAATCGGTTCTTGAACATCCTCAACGATGACAACAGCTATACGCTGAACCTCAATCTCAACGTAGCCGGATAACGTCTCTTTTTACCTACACTACCTCACTGCTTAATGAGGTGCGACTTCATGAGAAGCGTAAGGGAGTTCAGTGTCAGCGCTGATATGGCAAGGAACGCGCCGATCATGAACAGGGCGACCGCCAGCATGACCTGCGATATGAACGAGCGCAACACGTAGAAGTCCACTAGGGTGAAGAAGCCGAGAGCAAGGCCGAAGGCCATGAAGATCGCGCCGGGCACCCCGAACATGATGAGGGGGTGCTTGTATCCGATCATGGACACCACGTTCCCGAGAAGCTTCATGCCCATGGAGACCGCGCCCTGCTTGTGCCCGTTGGGCACATCATAGCGCACGGAGATCGGCACCTCGGTGATCTTCAAGCCTCTATCCGAGAAGTGAGTGATCATGTCCGATTCGACATTGTAGCCGTCGGAGTGGAAGTCCAGGTTCTTGAGCGCCCTCGCGCTCAACGCGCGCATTCCCGACTGGGAGTCGGTGATGTTGACATTGGAGGAGGCGTTGGAGATGCGATTGATGACCTTCTGGCCGAAGATGCGGTACTTGGGGATGTCCTTCTGCTCGCCCAGGAAGCGGGAGCCTATTGCCAGGTCGGCCTCGTCCTTGACGATGGGAGCTAGAACTGTCGGTATGTCCTCGCAGCGATGCTGTCCGTCGCCGTCCAACATGACGGCGGCGTCGAAGCCCTGCTTCTCCGCTTCCCGCAAACCGGTAAGGAGAGCTTGAGCCTTGCCGCCGTTCTTAGGGAGGCGGATGACGTAAGCGCCGGCCTTCTCCGATATTTGTGAGGTTTGATCGTGGGAGTGATCATCCACTACGATGACGCTGTCGACGTACAGCAGAGCGCCGAGTACCACGCTGCCGATGGCGATCTCCTCGTTGTAGGCGGGGATGACCGCTACGGTCCGCAGCTCCGATGCTCTTTCCGGCACTTCCCCTATGCTTTCACCGGACATTGCTTGAAGCATAGGGGTGGTAGTATCTGATACTTGTCGTCGAACTCCTGCATCTACCAATCTGATGACCTCTTCTTATTTATCGAAGTGAATAATATAATTACATGATGTTCAAATACTTTTGCATAGGCCGCGACCTGATGTCTGGAGCTCGGGCCAAGTATGCCATTGTATATGGAGGTGGGCAAGGAGCTCTCACTCTCCATCGAACCGTCCCCTCCCCCTTTCCACCGTGTCCATGATCCGGGAGGCGGAATGCCCGTCCCCGAAGGGGTTGGACCACGAGGTCTTGCGGTTGAGCATGGCCCACACCGCCACCTGGATGCGCTCCGGGTCCGTGCCTGCGAGCATGTTCGCTCCCACGGCCACGGTCTCCGGTCTCTCCGTGTTCTCGCGCATGGTGACACATGGCACACCAAGAATGCATGCTTCCTCCTGAACGCCGCCAGAATCCGTCAACACGAGCCGGGCGTGGGACTCCATGCGCAGGAAGTCCATGTAGCCGAAGGGCTGGACAACGGAGACGTTCCTTGGATTGAGGCCAAACTCCTTGAGTCGATTCTGGGTGCGGGGGTGGGCGGGGAATATGATGGGCATGCCGGTCTCTCGCCCCACCGCCTCCATGCCCTCCACCATTCCCTTCAGACGTGACGACGAGTCCACATTCTCCTGCCGGTGCGCGGTCGCCAGAACGTACTCTTTCGCCTTTAAACCAAGGTTCTCCATGAGTCGCGATCGCTCGTCCGACAGCTTCCGGTTCTCGTTCACCGCGTCCACCACAGTGTTGCCCGTAACGGTCACACCCTTCTCGATTCCTTCCTTGGCCAGGTTCTTCCGCGCCTCCTCGGTGGGAGCAAAGAGCATGTCGGAGATGTGATCGGCGACCACGCGGTTGACCTCCTCGGGCATGGAGCGGTCATGAGAACGCAGACCGGATTCCACGTGACCGACCCTGATCCCCAGCTTGGATGCTGCGAGCGAGGCGGCCATCACGGTGTTGGTGTCCCCCTGGACGAGCACCATGTCCGGTCTGTCGGCGGTGAGCACGTTCTCCACCCCGGCGAGGATCTTAGAGGTCTGCATGGCATGGGAGGCCGAGCCGACGTCGAGGTTGTACTTGACGGGAGGGAGCGAGAGCTCCTCGAAGAACACCTTATCCATCTCGTACGAGTAGTGCTGGCCGGTGTGGAGGATGTAATAAGGGACTTTCCTCCGCTCGCACTCCCGGACCAGGGGGGACAACTTGATGATCTCAGGCCGGGTGCCCAGGACGATGGCTATCTTCATCGGGAGGCGATAAGGGGGTGCGGTTAAGAATTTTGCTCAGAAGAGCGGTCCGCGTTTATACTCTACCGGCCTTCATGTTGTTCTTCATGGCCATGTACTGGTCCTGTGATATCTCTCCCCTCGCATACCTGAGGTCGAGGAGATCGGTAGCGTTGGACGGCTCCAGGACCTTCATCGGTTGTGCGTGACCGCCGAAGAGGCTGCTCTTGACCTTCTCCTGGGTCTTGCTTATAAAACCCTGCTTGTCCTGCGTCATGAAGAGGTACACGGCGATGAGGATGAGGAGCATCAGCACCGGTAGCGTTACCAGAGCAACGGACATCCACCACGTCATCTGGGCCATGCTCTCGGCGATCGCTCTAGCCTCCGCGTTCTCGATGCCCGCCGTCTCCGCGTCCGGGTGGAAGTAGCCGGCTAGGATGATGAACATGAGGAAGACGATGAACGCCACCCCGGTGAGTATGAGGCTAAGCCCGCGCCTGTCGATATTCATGACCGTTCGGGCTGAGAATTAATATTTAGAGAACATAAATATTTGTAAGTGAATTTCAAAAGTTGATTATTAACACGAG
The nucleotide sequence above comes from Methanomassiliicoccus sp.. Encoded proteins:
- a CDS encoding glycosyltransferase family 2 protein; this translates as MLQAMSGESIGEVPERASELRTVAVIPAYNEEIAIGSVVLGALLYVDSVIVVDDHSHDQTSQISEKAGAYVIRLPKNGGKAQALLTGLREAEKQGFDAAVMLDGDGQHRCEDIPTVLAPIVKDEADLAIGSRFLGEQKDIPKYRIFGQKVINRISNASSNVNITDSQSGMRALSARALKNLDFHSDGYNVESDMITHFSDRGLKITEVPISVRYDVPNGHKQGAVSMGMKLLGNVVSMIGYKHPLIMFGVPGAIFMAFGLALGFFTLVDFYVLRSFISQVMLAVALFMIGAFLAISALTLNSLTLLMKSHLIKQ
- a CDS encoding CPBP family intramembrane metalloprotease translates to MEFHFSRLNVHIPMVLPIVMPMAMILLGEGFLFVGNFDACIILHLLNILVCVMVPLLMRENPIIWQCFSLVSMLRVLNLGMPKFTTMTLEWIPLIYAPVIVVAFLLIRDESLGFKDYVVKMRSFVSLSKERSGWKLYHLPLGLAFALLLANIEFNVLSMTIPDLRMISDMSLENLAFLFVVMVFFVGLGEELVFRYLLQTRVQGTLGVLGAIAVSSIMFAVMHSGYQSLPYLIYVFVVALFLGVSFYRTKSLAYVTLIHGALNFFLFSFLPFGYLRLF
- the wecB gene encoding UDP-N-acetylglucosamine 2-epimerase (non-hydrolyzing); the protein is MKIAIVLGTRPEIIKLSPLVRECERRKVPYYILHTGQHYSYEMDKVFFEELSLPPVKYNLDVGSASHAMQTSKILAGVENVLTADRPDMVLVQGDTNTVMAASLAASKLGIRVGHVESGLRSHDRSMPEEVNRVVADHISDMLFAPTEEARKNLAKEGIEKGVTVTGNTVVDAVNENRKLSDERSRLMENLGLKAKEYVLATAHRQENVDSSSRLKGMVEGMEAVGRETGMPIIFPAHPRTQNRLKEFGLNPRNVSVVQPFGYMDFLRMESHARLVLTDSGGVQEEACILGVPCVTMRENTERPETVAVGANMLAGTDPERIQVAVWAMLNRKTSWSNPFGDGHSASRIMDTVERGRGRFDGE
- a CDS encoding DUF1616 domain-containing protein, with the translated sequence MQSGQRSELIQVWDLLTIILISVLLAVFIYFLPDNIGRVIFGLPFILFFPGYVLVATLFPERKSLDLIERIALSFGISIAVVPLIGFGLNYTPFGIRLTPILISLVIFNVVFAIVATWRRLQAKDPFLPFEPQDKFAQMRNRFRQESNLDKALSVILVLAILSSVFALGYVVAVPKEGEHFTEFYLLGPGGKADDYPNNLTVNEIASVIVGIANHEGRTVDYSVEVWLSNMTYADNTTTINRLYYFGSFNQTLSHTDANIEGNWEVQWQRVYNFSVPFSGQFKLWFVLLLDEEAYSGAQYTNVVGTQTANRFLNILNDDNSYTLNLNLNVAG